GAGTTGTAAGTCACAATAAGAGGGTCAGAGCGACCATGTCTCTTCCCTACCTGTTCTCTCCACCATCATATCCATTCTCCTCTTAACATGACTCATGACTCCGGCAGCTGGGCGAAGCAGCACCCGAACCGGCAGGTGTGGTTCCTGTTCACCGCTGGCGGCATGGCGGAGGCGGAGCTGCCTCATATTCTCCTGCACCGGTACCCGAACCTTCACGTGGTGGACGTCGACCTTGAGGAGCTGTTCAGAGGCAGCCCCCTCGTGCCGCTCTTCAACTCCCGCAAGTGGAGTCGTGAGGAcagtgagtgatggtggtgggttgtggagagagagggggggagggggtcgcgAGGgtaaggagggtggaaggaagggcagaaggaacaAGAGATGGCAACAATCAAAGCAGCACTTCATAACTTTGAACACGTAGCTGGAGGTTAATGAGATCACCTGAACAACGTGGGATATGCAAGGTGATTTAGGTTAAAGAGATTAATGTAGGGCGGTTTGGATAACATGCCTAGAGTGATACAAGAGGTTAGGACACGCAGCAGGCTCACGAGTATACTATAGAATAGAGTATAGAGAATagtagtggatgagtgggacCAAGTAGGGAGATAGGTAGTTTCTGAAATCGTGATTCAAAGTTTTAAAAGGAGATTGGGTAGATTCATggatggagaggggagatggTAAATATCTCATTCTCAGGCGGTGCCATGTTGCGTCATCTGGCCTTGGACTCTCATTGTATTCTCGTGCATCCCTGAACTGGTGGTAACGGTTGTGTGCCGTGGTTGTCGTCGCAGCCTGGCCCGTGGAGCTGCTGAGTGACATGCTGCGGGTGCTGGTGCTGTGGCGGTGGGGCGGCGTGTACAGCGACACAGACGTGCTCAGTATTCGGCCCTTCACGCTGCCTTTCAACGCCCTGGGCTTCGAGAATCCCCATCAGATCGGCAGCGCCTTCTACAGCTTCCACGCCCAAAACCCAATGCTCCTGGACCTGATGGAAGACATGCAGGAAAACTTTGATGTaatttttcttgtctttatttttcatttaaatGAAGGAGAGCAGTTAATGACTGACTGGTTTATAAAAGATCAAAATGAAACTTCAACTACCACAAAAGAGATGAGTCAAAATGACTTTTGTAGCATGAGATTTTTGAGATTCAGTTATTTCTACACAGTCTTAGTTGAAAGAGGGTGAAAACAATGGTGGCTATCCTTGAGTCGTTGAAGGACATTCAACGCATTGGGAACCTGGCTCAGAATTCTGCCGCAGCACAAGCGAGGAAGGCACGAGTTATAAATGTAAAGAATATTTAGATCTCTGATAGCATTTCCTGCCATAGAAAGACAATTTTTAAAAGAAGGAAACTGTCTAAAATACTGCAAATTCTTCTGGCCCTCCGCCTCACTCCTGTTCCACTCCTCTCTTCACATAGTTCATCATGTAAATTATGCAATGCTAGTCCCCTATTTTCCTCTCATCCCCAGACACAACAGACAATTCAAACTTGTTCACTGCCATCCCAAAACTCTGCCTCCCCTGCCTCATCCTTACTTCCGGCTTCCCTAGTTACAAAGTGCACTTACGTCCCTCATACTCTGTTTCGTATACTCTATTGCTAGTCTTCCCTATCTTATCTATAATGGCACAAGATTGACAAAAACAGGAACTTCATCAAAAGTTCTGGTTCTCTTCAGAACACCTTCCCTTGCTTCTTACTGTAGTACCTACCTGTAGTGGTTAATCTCAAAGAATGGCAAAATTTATTGTCTTCATGCTGACATTGCAATCACACAGATTAAAGCAGGATGTATGTAAACGTGCACATAGTAACTTAGGAACAAGTCACCACTGTACCCTACCTCTTACATATCCTTCTTCTTGCAGCCCAGGCAGTGGGGAAGCATTGGGCCTCTTGCCATCAGCCGAGTAGTGGAGCAGACCTGTAAGAAGAACCTAAAAGAATTATCAGAAAAAGCCCCAACGAAGTGCCCAGGAAATCTCATGCTCTTCCCGAGGCGCTCCTTCTATCCAATTCCATACCCCGCTTATGGAAAGTTCTTTAACCCCGGAGGAGGCAAGGACTTCGACAAGGTCAGGCCGTAGGAAGGTTTCTATTGGTGTGGTGTGCCAGGACTGTTGATTGAGTCCGTTTCCTGTCTCTTCAGCTGTTTTCTGTCCTTGATATGTATTGCTTTACTCTTGTGTTTTATTCTCAATCGTTGTTTGTTTTCTTGCCAACTAATTGTTGAatatttctctcgttttcttcatatctattgCCAGACCTACTTCCACAGAGTGTGGAGATCTTCAGGCATTCTCTGTATGAGTAAGACTCATCTGCAAATCTTGAGTTGTTAATGTATTCAGTGTGCCTTCATTCCTATATCATCCCACTCTGATTTCTCTAATGATTCTTGAAAGCAACCTTTGAATAGTTTTGGTATTTTTGTGTCACCATGCCTAACATCTTTCTTAGTTGCCAGTTTTCTGCTTTCCTAGTGGAGTTTAAAGGTTGGCATGCTGTGTCTCTGTATGTATTTTCCAACACCTCTATGCATGGTTCACCTTGAGTGCCTGCATGACTGCTGAAGTTTTGAATTAGTCATATGCTGATGAGTCATATCAGTGACATCACATACATAGTCTGGCAAATGTTGATGATGTCATGTTAACAATCCACGTAGAGCTACCCAGCTGAATCATTCTTTATGTAGCCACTAAAATTCCTGCTTATGAGCTGATCATTGTTGAACTCTTCTTTTAAGATGTGCATACAGAATGTCAATAGATAACAGCTTTAGCATATTAGGATAACACGTTCATGAACTTTCGTTGTAAAAGAATGATATATAACCATataaaaaggtaccagagccttagTACTTCTGCTAacaatgatctttacatttctgcccgcaATCATGCCatttagcttcctcgaggttgggcgttctgttttctccagttcttttcccccctcCCAAATGCTGTcgatatacaggagccttgtccgtcctcgtatggtgtatgcatctcacgtgcgggggggctccattcacacagatcttttggacagagtagagtcaatggctcttcgtctcaccaactcccctcctcatactgacagtcttctatctctgaaattccgccgccatgttgcctctctttctatcttctatcgatatttttacgctgactgctcttctgaacttgccaactgcatgccccccccccccccccctcccgcgtccccgctgcactcgactttctactctagcgcatccctatactgtccaaaccccttatgcgagagttaaccagcatcttcactctttcatcccttacactggtaaactctggagcagccttccttcgtctgtatttccttctgcctatgacttgacctctttcaagaggggtgtatcaagacacctctacacccgaaactgacctctcttttgtccactttttacttcatcttttatgggagcactgattatcgggcttttttttaggatactttatttttgttgcccttgagctgcttcctttgtagtaaaaaaaaaaaaagtaacaaaccTCTGATTGGAATAACTTGACCCTCATACTTTTTTTGTTCATGacacatttctccttccttctagaTGTTCAATGAGACCTTCACCTTGCACCTGTGGAACAAAATGAGCAAGGGCACAGAGATGAAAGTTAACTCCAGCAGCATATACGAAGTGGCGGCCAGAAAAGTCTGTCCCCTCACCTTCCAGATCGCTACAGCAGAGTCAGATGTTTTCTgatcttttttcatctttaatttattaattaatttattacaTGTCTCCATCACAAGTGTGTATTTGCTCAAGCATAAAAGTGTTTCATTTCTCCATTCCTATCACAtgaagccaacacacacacacacacacacacacacacacacacacacacacacacacacacacacacacacacacacttacttgctTAGTGCAGTCATCGTGGCCGATGACGACATTCGATGTCCCCCAGTGTGATCTCGAATGATTTCATGAATGAGTGATGATGATTTAACGAGAACTTGTATCTTCAGGGTTGATGCTGAATTTGTCGTCTTCGGTGCGCATTTGTGTGGCTCAGAAAGCCTATGCGTGATTTGCACACCTTGCCACACGTTTCACATGTTAATTCAGGGTCTGGAGCTGCAGCAGCATCTTGCCTGGCGTGACGCTGCTGTCTCTTCCAGGTGCGGTGCGTTCTCCAGGCCTCCTCCAGTACGTCAActccgttttttgtttttgttctccattGTGACCGATCAGTGGCTTAGTGGCTAAGGCTTCGAGTGTCCCAGGGTTTATGTTACAACTCTTCAGTGTGTTTTTTACTTGGTCCTTGTACCTTTTCTTAGGACCTCCTGGTCTCCTTGGGCAATTTTGTAGCTGGCTATACAGTGCATGTTTAGGAAGCCGGTCTTCTGGCATTCTTATGACGTGGCCAAGCCACCTCAACTGCCTCCGTGCCAACATGGCCTCAGTGCTTGTAGTATTTGTCCGGTCATGGATCTCCGTGTGTGGAATGCGGTCTCTCCAGGTGAGACCCAGTATCTTCTGTAAGCACGAGACATGAAAGCGTTGTAGTTGCTTCAGGTGGCATTGATAGTATGTCCAAGTCTCTGCACCATACAGAAGAGTGGAGATACATACTGCTTCATAAACTTTGATTTTAGTTTCTAGTTTCAGTTGTTTATTTTGAAATCCTCGATCCCTTAATCTGCCAAATGACCGCGCAGCTTTGTTGAAGTTGTCGAGAACGTCCTCGTCTATTCTGCCAGAAGGAGTCACGACGCTGCCTAGGTACTTAAAATTTGTGACAATTTGCAAGTGAGTACCATCTAAAGAAAATATCGGTGCCTCTTGATTGGGACCAGCGTTATAAAACATTATTTCAGTCTTTCTGGCATTTATCTGCAGCCCAAGTGCTCTGTATATATTAGAAAAGACAACAAGGATGTGTTGCATTGACTGGGGAGTGTGAGAAATAAGGGCAGCGTCGTCAGCATATTGTAGTTCTATAATCTGGCGTATGGTTGTCTTTGTGTGGGCTTGTAGTCTGCGGATGTTAAAGAGACTGCCATCAAGCCTGTACTCAAGTTGTATCCCATCTTCAGCATTTAAGGAGTTTTGTGCCAATGTCATTACAGTAGAAATAAAGATGTTAAACAATACAGGGGCGAGAACGTCACCCTGTTTGACCCTCACTTCAGCTGGGAAGGATGGAGATTCCAGGCCGCCAATGCATATACTTTCGCTTGCATGTTAGTATGAAATTGTTGTAGCATGTTTAAAAACTTGGGAGGAACTCCATATTTGGTGAGAATTTTCCATAAGAGATCCCTGGGCACTGTGTCGAAAGCCTTTTTGAGGTCAATAAATACGATATAAAGGTCTTTGTTTTGTTCCACACATTTCTCTTGTATTTGTTTTAGAGTAAATATCATGTCTACGGTGCTTCTGTTCTTTCTGAAGCCACATTGTGAGTCTGGTAAAACTGCTTCTGATATGTGTGTCACAAGACGGGAGAGCATAACCCGAGCCAGGATTTTACCTGCaaccaagaggaggaagataccTCTACTGTTGttgcattcatctctctctccttagtttttttttataaatagggATGATGTTAGGGTCTACCCACAGTTTGGGCATTTTCTCGCCCCTCCACAGTGCACCTATGAATTTGTGTAGCTCTAGTTTCAGTAAGTACCCTCCGTGTTTAAGCACCTCTCCAGGGACACCGTCTGGTCCACATGCTTTTCTCTCTTTTAGATATTTAATGGCACTACGGACTTTATGAAATTCAGGGATCATGTCCAGGTTTTCAATGAGAGGCAAGTCTGGTAGCAAATCTAGGATGGATTCATCCACGTCATTGTGGTGATTGAGTAAAATATGAAAATATTCAGCCCAGCGGTCTAAAACTTTGCTACGTTCTTTGTGAATAGTTATACCATCTGCAGACCGAACTGGAGCAAGCCGATTTCTTCTGGGTCCATACACTATTTTAAGGGCATTATAGAAACCTTGCATGTTATTAGTTTCCGCAAAGACTTGTATTCCCTGAGCTCGCTCAACCCACCAACGATTTTCCACAAGTCTAAGCTGTTGTTGCGCTTCAGCCCTTAGGTCTTTACACCGTTTGGCAAGGGTGTCTGATTGAGGGTTGGCCAGGCAGGCATCATGTGCTCTCCGTTTTCTCTGGAGTAGCTCATGGATATACGTTGAATTTTGGTCGAACCAATCTGCATGCGATCTCTTCTTAAAGCCTAAAATTTCTACTGAAGCTTCCTTTATGATAGAACAGAACCTTTCTCATTCTACATCTGGGTCATCTACATTTTCATACACGTTGGCTGTTGTAGCAAGTTTCTCGCCAATTTTCCCTTGTAATAGATTTCTTGTTTCGGAGCTCTTAAGGGCAGCACAGTTAAGTTTCTTAGCAGGAGCCTGTCTGCGTACAGGGGGTCTAACTTTGATTCTCAATTTAGATTTGACTAGgtgtttttatatttgtcttgttgttgttggatgGTGTTCGTTATAACAAGTTTGTGCTCAGCACAAAGTGTCAGTAATCTCAACCCGTTTGAATTCATGTTGCCTGTGCCATGCTGCCCGATTGTGCCGCCCCATAAGTCCCTGTTCCTTCCCACGCGTGCGTTAAAATCTCCCATCAGCACAATTTTGTCACTCCTATTGATGTTATGAAGCGCGATGTCTAGGGAGCTGTAAAATGTGTCTTTTGTATCTTCAGAGTCTAGCGTTGGAACATACGCGCTGATAAGTGTGATATAACGACCTTTAACAAGGGGTATTCTCCAGGTCATTAGCCTCTCGTTAATAGCTGTTGGACCCTCTGGTAGGTTAGCAAGAAGCTTCGTTTTAACAGCAAACCTAGGCTCTTCCTTGTTCAGTCCTTTCCAGTAGAAGGTGTAACCTTCTTCAGTGCGGCAAAATCGGTGTCATATCTGCGCAGTTCATGTGCAACAATCGCAGTTCTTCGTGCTGGTCTTGTGTCATTATTAGTTTGGTCCATCAGGGTACGCACATTCCATGTGGCTAGGTTCATTttacgtttacacacacacacacacttctgttttccagcttccataacagtcttgtatgtggaactttcgacaaagttccacatacaagactcatgaaagctggaaaatagagggggattgaaagggaaaatgaaaaaccagatggaaagttacttaaagggaagagaaatgagaacagtggtaaaagacatgaaatcggaatggagaaatgtaaatagtggggtgcctcaaggatcggtactggcaccagtgcttttcctagtatatataaatgacacgccggagaaagtaaatagttacaGGAGCTTGTTTGTAGACGatgcgaaattgctgagacataagaaattctgcaagaggacctaaataagatttgggactggagtaagaaatgggagatgaagtttagtgaagaaatgtcatgtaatggaaatgggaaaagtgaagggagaccaaaatggacatatcgaatgggagatggagaaatattaaaagttcaagaagagcaagatctgggagtgataatgAATGATGATCAACAGtcagagtcatgtaaataggatattcggagatacgtatagaatggtaagaaatataggaatagcattccactacatggataaagatatgatgaaaaagatgattaccactatgattagaccacaGATGGAATATgtggaaactgtgtggtctccccataagaagaaacacgtgagaaaactagaaagaatacaaaagatggcaacgaagatggttccagaactggagggattgtcatgaAGAAAGGTTAGAGGAAATGAACCTGCCAACAATGgaacaaagagaaaggggagacctaacaaGTAAATAACGTGGAGTTGCTACTAAGAggagtaagaaacaccagcaacacacgaggacacagtaaaaaaaaaaagagaaaaggaagatgctcgagacaaaaaatatagcttccctcaAAGAaacagaggtttggaacagactactAAAGATTTCAgaggccgtgttcccctgtttttcgcaaatgaaactttaacaaagcgtcggacaaggatgttattttggcagtggatgtttgagacaccgacctaatgggcaaaaatatgactTGGTGTCATatgatgtagtatcggcgaagagtgtgcacagcttaaggaaaaactggacaagtacagatatggaaacgggaccacacgagcgtaactcaggccctgtaaaattacaactacaggtaaatacaactaggtaacacacacacacacacatgtgcacgcacacacacacacacacacacacacacacacacacacacacacacacacacacacaatgtgcaCAATGAGTGATTACTTCCCCCTCAGCATGGGGGCTGGGGTGTGTGGTATggggtcccagcagtacccagagattggtCTTTTTGAATTCGTATTTCCACTGTGTTGCATATGATTTGATTAAAGGTTGTTCGGACATATCATTTTTAAAGGCACATGCAGTTTTAttccttttatcattattaatctTTACAGTATAAAGCTTGACTTCTTTCTTCACCGTCCCAAACAACTTTATGGGCGTGATGATGCCTTAAATTGTCTGTAATACGTGTAATTGTCGAATGAGTTTGCAACCACTAAGAGAGCTTGAGTGAAGTTTTTCTTCCTTGTTAGCCGCCACCGTGTAGAAAAGGGTGtagcgtggaaaaaaaaaattaaagctacatccctttttaacgaccactatggttgtgatggtatgtggtagcgtggtggtcgtcgagcgctggtcccggatggtaaggcctcagcgtgaaccacttgtgagacagcattaagaaactggatggtgataatgtactatgggggtgggtggggggggggggatgcgtgtaagggttcagtaatctcaaatgagcagcaaaacaggctccaaatgataacactcacagtaaggttgtatataaatatgcATTTGGCTTCCTttttcaaaggttagcggagtactaaagaagaaatgaatgactgacaggctgtatgcctctaatctatctagctaccggcacaagggagatttggggaatactcagaatgcttagctctagttgctggaggcggagaagcaggagctggcgtgagtgtcgggctcggcaggggacgtccacgatgggaataggcggtcctggtgatggacagacgggcgccgcttgatgtggagatggagcggctcgggtggtgtgaagaggcgggcgccctttgatgtagggagcagcttgggcagtggtatttcggcccccagggcagt
The window above is part of the Eriocheir sinensis breed Jianghai 21 chromosome 44, ASM2467909v1, whole genome shotgun sequence genome. Proteins encoded here:
- the LOC126980382 gene encoding lactosylceramide 4-alpha-galactosyltransferase-like gives rise to the protein MTAAKFPSTKPGAAQAALLWLVLAGLLILIYYISYDRFSPVYRLPRPRPFFRVENDPWWREVVCKRAGHWEEEPGTPLKKLFRDVTPEKDKNIFLMDTACNSNPKYRVWCSVESWAKQHPNRQVWFLFTAGGMAEAELPHILLHRYPNLHVVDVDLEELFRGSPLVPLFNSRKWSREDTWPVELLSDMLRVLVLWRWGGVYSDTDVLSIRPFTLPFNALGFENPHQIGSAFYSFHAQNPMLLDLMEDMQENFDPRQWGSIGPLAISRVVEQTCKKNLKELSEKAPTKCPGNLMLFPRRSFYPIPYPAYGKFFNPGGGKDFDKMFNETFTLHLWNKMSKGTEMKVNSSSIYEVAARKVCPLTFQIATAESDVF